CTAGGCGCTCAGCACCTTTTGTCGCGCTACCTCTGGGCTAGCTACCTGTTGAATATAGTTAGCTAGATACTGGACATGATTCTCGCTGGTAAAGCGCTGCATCACCGCCTCATACCCGCGCTGGGCAAGCGTATCAGCAAAGCTGCGATCGCTCAAGAGCCAGCGAATAGAGGCACTGAGCGCCTCAGGATTGAGGGGAGGAATGCCCAAGACAACTCCTTCAGCAATCAGCTCCTCTGCCAAGCCTGGCGTGCGGGTCATGATCACAGGACGGCGACAGGCCATAGCTTCGATGAGCGTGGTCAAACCCGCAGAGTAATCATTGGGCAACAGGCTCACAACCACAACATCCGCATCACGATAGAGTTGACGTAGGTCTGGCCAGTCATAGTGCTGCATCGTCATATAGCTAGGCACTGGATCCGGAAGGGATACCCTGGTATTCGATGATGCATTGGGGGAAACAGCACAGATATGAACGTCAACATCTAGATCGCTAGTAGCCACAGCCAAGGTTTGATAGTCGCGCTGCTCTAATCCTCCACTGGCAATCAGAGGCCGTTTTTTATCCGCAAGACAGGCACCAGGCGTAAAAAATCGTACATCCGTTTGTTCTGGCAAGATGCAGATGCGATCGCTGGGCAGCGACAGCCAATC
The genomic region above belongs to Leptolyngbya sp. CCY15150 and contains:
- a CDS encoding glycosyltransferase family 4 protein, with protein sequence MAYHIVLSRPFDLDGIEEAAANDQKPRHALWALRQQLNAQVHQPDQKQVTVHDKILAKIIGQPEHWALARCLLPYLGDNDVVFCAGEDVGLPLAILAGWKQARTKFVVSVMAPDRSRVRGVLKMFNLQHHIPTFVVNTQRKAKSLMDWLSLPSDRICILPEQTDVRFFTPGACLADKKRPLIASGGLEQRDYQTLAVATSDLDVDVHICAVSPNASSNTRVSLPDPVPSYMTMQHYDWPDLRQLYRDADVVVVSLLPNDYSAGLTTLIEAMACRRPVIMTRTPGLAEELIAEGVVLGIPPLNPEALSASIRWLLSDRSFADTLAQRGYEAVMQRFTSENHVQYLANYIQQVASPEVARQKVLSA